A portion of the Cryptomeria japonica chromosome 5, Sugi_1.0, whole genome shotgun sequence genome contains these proteins:
- the LOC131067720 gene encoding pathogenesis-related thaumatin-like protein 3.7 gives MAMVSDLALVLVAGLAISLHMQQAGAVKFDIQNQCGYKVWAAGLPGGGQQLDQGQTWTVDVPAGTKAARFWGRTGCSFDASGRGTCQTGDCNGQLSCQVSGSVPTTLVEYTLNGDGNQDFYDVSLVDGFNVPLSINPTNGQCTAPACKADVNAACPAELKVNGGCNSACTVFQTDQYCCRGSYVENCPATNYSMMFKNQCPQAYSYAKDDSSSTFTCPSGTTDYSIVFCP, from the exons ATGGCCATGGTATCAGATCTTGCGCTTGTTCTTGTGGCTGGACTTGCCATATCTTTACATATGCAAC AGGCGGGGGCAGTTAAGTTTGATATACAAAACCAGTGCGGGTACAAAGTTTGGGCGGCAGGACTACCAGGAGGAGGGCAGCAGCTTGACCAAGGTCAGACATGGACCGTCGATGTGCCGGCAGGGACAAAGGCGGCAAGATTCTGGGGCCGAACTGGCTGTTCTTTCGATGCGAGCGGCCGAGGAACCTGTCAAACTGGTGACTGCAACGGCCAACTGAGCTGCCAAGTCTCGGGGAGCGTTCCGACCACGCTGGTCGAGTACACCCTAAATGGAGATGGCAACCAGGACTTTTACGATGTCTCCCTGGTTGACGGCTTCAACGTTCCTCTCTCCATCAATCCTACAAATGGACAGTGCACTGCCCCTGCATGCAAAGCCGACGTGAATGCTGCTTGCCCTGCTGAATTGAAGGTGAATGGTGGATGCAATAGTGCCTGTACTGTCTTTCAAACTGACCAGTATTGCTGCAGAGGTTCCTATGTCGAGAACTGCCCCGCCACAAACTACTCGATGATGTTCAAGAACCAGTGCCCACAGGCATACAGTTATGCTAAGGACGATTCTTCCAGCACTTTCACCTGCCCCTCTGGTACCACCGACTATAGTATTGTATTCTGTCCCTAG